The proteins below are encoded in one region of Sedimentibacter sp. zth1:
- the hydE gene encoding [FeFe] hydrogenase H-cluster radical SAM maturase HydE has protein sequence MKSLLKKLYNTNSLDNDELLYLLDNMNVEYQELLFYYANNTRIRNYGKKVYIRGLVEFSSYCKNTCKYCGIRCENKKADRYRMELEEIIKCCNEGNKLDYKTFVLQSGEDAYYTDDLLVEIVLKIKSCFPNSAVTLSIGEKSYLTYKKLFNAGVDRYLLRHETASKELYKELHPRMSFENRMRCLNDLKDIGYQVGAGFIVGLPNQTNEVLVKDLLYLKKLEPEMVGIGPLIIHPDTPLRNFKCGSLSKTFTCLALTRLLLPDVLLPATTALNVVDPNGWGKALKVGANVIMLNLSPGYLRKKYELYKGKAEVVDEAIKYFEEVKEIINKAGYEMDMSRGDHKRWKRKEGICCE, from the coding sequence AAACTATATAATACTAACTCATTAGATAATGATGAACTTTTATATTTATTAGATAATATGAACGTTGAATATCAAGAGCTGTTATTTTATTATGCAAATAACACGAGGATAAGGAATTATGGGAAAAAAGTTTATATTAGAGGGCTTGTTGAATTTTCTAGTTATTGTAAAAATACATGTAAATATTGTGGAATTAGATGTGAGAATAAAAAAGCAGACAGATATAGAATGGAATTAGAAGAAATAATAAAATGTTGTAATGAAGGAAATAAATTAGATTATAAAACTTTTGTGTTGCAGAGTGGCGAAGATGCGTATTATACAGATGATTTATTAGTTGAAATTGTTTTGAAAATAAAGAGCTGTTTTCCTAATAGTGCTGTTACCCTTTCTATTGGGGAAAAAAGTTATTTAACTTATAAAAAATTATTTAATGCAGGTGTAGACAGATATTTGCTTAGGCACGAAACAGCATCAAAGGAATTATATAAAGAATTACATCCTAGAATGAGCTTTGAAAATAGAATGAGGTGTCTTAATGATTTAAAAGATATAGGGTATCAAGTAGGAGCTGGTTTTATAGTTGGATTGCCTAATCAAACAAATGAAGTTTTAGTTAAAGATTTATTGTATTTGAAAAAGCTTGAACCAGAAATGGTTGGAATTGGTCCTTTAATTATACACCCTGATACCCCATTAAGAAATTTTAAATGTGGTTCGCTAAGTAAAACGTTTACATGTTTAGCTTTAACGAGATTATTGTTACCTGATGTACTACTTCCAGCTACTACAGCTTTAAATGTTGTTGATCCTAATGGATGGGGGAAGGCTTTAAAAGTTGGAGCAAATGTTATAATGCTAAATCTTTCTCCTGGGTATTTACGAAAAAAGTATGAATTGTATAAAGGTAAAGCTGAAGTAGTTGATGAAGCAATAAAATATTTTGAAGAAGTAAAAGAAATAATTAATAAAGCTGGTTACGAAATGGATATGTCAAGAGGAGATCATAAGAGGTGGAAAAGGAAAGAGGGGATATGCTGTGAATAA
- the hydF gene encoding [FeFe] hydrogenase H-cluster maturation GTPase HydF — protein sequence MNNTPSSNRIHITIFGKRNVGKSSLLNAIVGQDVSLVSSIKGTTTDPVNKAMELIPLGPVLFIDTAGLDDEGELGSLRVQRTLKVLAKTDFAIYVMGINDIDESAYKEAEKNFKKFHIPFMTVINKMDTVSKENLKNIREKYKDWQVISSTRGDNILQLKDELIKKIQADKKEIPIVGDLVPYNGKVVLVVPIDSEAPNGRLILPQVQLIRDCLDHGIKSYVVRDTELKSALSDLKDIDLVITDSQAFKKVNEIVPANIKLTSFSILLSRVKGDIDEFLKGINAIEKLRDNANILISESCTHNQSHEDIGRVKIPRGLNKYTGKKFNYDFKTGQDFPTDLGRYDLVIHCASCMFNRKAMSTRIEFCREKNVPITNYGMLLAYLSGILPRTIEIFKTFKGGY from the coding sequence GTGAATAATACACCTAGTTCAAATAGAATTCATATAACGATATTTGGTAAAAGAAATGTAGGAAAATCTTCGCTTTTAAATGCAATTGTTGGACAAGATGTTTCACTTGTATCATCTATAAAGGGAACGACTACTGATCCAGTGAATAAAGCTATGGAGTTAATTCCATTAGGTCCTGTTTTGTTTATTGATACTGCTGGTTTGGATGATGAAGGTGAATTAGGTTCTCTTAGAGTACAAAGAACGCTGAAGGTTCTTGCTAAGACAGATTTTGCAATATATGTTATGGGGATTAATGATATTGATGAAAGTGCTTATAAAGAAGCAGAGAAAAATTTCAAGAAATTTCATATTCCTTTTATGACTGTAATAAATAAAATGGATACTGTTTCTAAAGAAAATTTAAAAAATATAAGGGAAAAATATAAAGATTGGCAAGTGATATCTTCAACTAGAGGCGATAATATATTACAGCTTAAAGACGAACTGATAAAAAAAATACAGGCTGATAAAAAAGAAATACCAATTGTAGGTGATTTAGTTCCATATAATGGAAAAGTAGTCTTGGTAGTTCCTATTGATTCAGAAGCTCCAAATGGTAGGCTTATTTTGCCACAGGTACAGTTAATAAGGGATTGCTTAGACCATGGAATAAAGAGTTATGTAGTTAGAGATACAGAACTCAAGTCAGCTCTTTCTGACTTGAAGGATATTGATTTAGTTATTACGGATTCACAGGCATTTAAGAAAGTAAATGAAATAGTACCTGCAAATATTAAATTAACATCATTTTCTATATTACTTTCGAGAGTAAAAGGAGATATAGATGAATTTTTGAAGGGAATTAATGCTATAGAAAAATTGAGAGATAATGCAAATATATTAATATCAGAAAGCTGTACACATAATCAAAGTCATGAAGATATAGGTAGAGTGAAAATCCCAAGAGGGCTTAATAAGTATACTGGAAAGAAGTTTAATTATGATTTTAAAACAGGGCAAGATTTCCCAACGGACTTAGGGAGATATGATCTAGTGATTCATTGTGCATCATGTATGTTTAACAGAAAAGCTATGAGTACAAGAATAGAATTTTGCAGAGAAAAGAATGTACCTATTACTAATTATGGAATGCTTTTAGCCTATTTAAGCGGCATATTGCCGAGAACAATAGAGATTTTTAAAACTTTTAAAGGAGGTTATTAA
- the hydG gene encoding [FeFe] hydrogenase H-cluster radical SAM maturase HydG, whose amino-acid sequence MSKLKPEEWAAQVVKQKEIDKYLINGKSFIDEETINKKLASNQNPDKQFIRDIIKKSLSITRLDPDETAALLNVKDEDLWEELYEAAGEVKRKVYDNRIVFFAPLYCSNLCVNSCLYCGFRKENPDEKRRILNMEKIKKETECVIGEGHKRMIVVYGEHPLSDADYMADSIRAVYSVKKKAKHGYGNIRRVNINAAPMSIVDLSKLHKVGIGTYQVFQETYNRKLYEKIHPAGPKSNYLWRLYSLHRAMDAGIDDIAIGALFGLYDWRFEVMGLLYHTIDLERQFGIGPHTISFPRVTPAIGSELSTQSKYLVNDADFKKLVTVLRLSVPYTGLIVTVREKPGIKREVIKVGCTQTDASTKIGIGAYSEKANPKDDDTQQFTLGDTRRLDEVIKEFADMGMIASFCTAGYRCGRTGDKIMGLLKECVEGKFCKLNAALTFREYLNDYASEETRVVGEKVLLKEIEKIKTMPFYQEHNIVQKFNQYYERISNGERDLYL is encoded by the coding sequence TTGTCAAAATTAAAACCTGAGGAATGGGCAGCACAAGTAGTAAAACAAAAGGAAATTGATAAGTATTTAATTAATGGAAAGAGTTTTATTGATGAGGAAACGATTAATAAAAAACTAGCTAGTAATCAAAATCCAGATAAACAATTTATAAGGGATATTATAAAAAAATCTCTTTCGATAACTAGATTGGATCCAGATGAAACAGCTGCATTATTAAATGTAAAAGATGAAGATTTATGGGAAGAACTATATGAGGCAGCAGGAGAAGTAAAACGAAAGGTTTATGATAATAGAATCGTATTTTTTGCACCATTATATTGCAGTAATCTTTGCGTTAATAGCTGTTTGTATTGTGGATTTAGAAAAGAAAATCCTGATGAAAAACGTAGAATTTTAAATATGGAAAAAATAAAAAAAGAAACTGAATGTGTTATAGGTGAAGGACATAAAAGAATGATTGTAGTTTATGGTGAGCATCCTTTATCTGATGCTGATTATATGGCTGATTCAATTAGAGCCGTATATAGTGTTAAGAAAAAAGCAAAACATGGGTATGGCAATATCAGAAGAGTAAATATTAATGCAGCACCTATGTCAATAGTAGATTTAAGTAAATTACATAAAGTAGGTATTGGAACTTATCAGGTTTTCCAAGAAACTTATAATCGTAAATTATATGAAAAGATACATCCAGCTGGCCCAAAATCAAATTATTTATGGAGATTGTATTCGTTACATAGAGCAATGGATGCAGGTATTGATGATATAGCAATAGGTGCATTATTTGGATTATATGATTGGCGTTTTGAAGTTATGGGACTTTTATATCATACAATTGATTTAGAAAGACAATTTGGTATTGGACCACATACTATTTCTTTCCCTAGAGTAACTCCAGCAATTGGTTCAGAACTTAGTACTCAATCAAAATATTTAGTTAATGATGCTGATTTTAAAAAATTAGTTACTGTATTACGTTTATCCGTTCCTTATACTGGATTGATTGTAACTGTTAGAGAAAAGCCTGGAATAAAAAGAGAAGTAATTAAGGTTGGATGTACTCAAACAGATGCATCAACTAAGATTGGTATTGGTGCATATAGTGAAAAAGCTAATCCTAAAGATGATGATACGCAACAGTTTACGCTTGGTGATACGAGAAGATTGGATGAAGTTATAAAAGAATTTGCAGATATGGGCATGATAGCATCATTTTGTACAGCGGGCTATAGATGTGGAAGAACTGGCGATAAAATAATGGGATTATTAAAAGAATGTGTAGAAGGAAAATTCTGCAAGCTGAATGCTGCTCTTACTTTTAGAGAATATCTAAATGATTATGCTTCTGAAGAAACAAGGGTAGTAGGAGAAAAGGTATTGTTAAAAGAAATTGAAAAAATTAAAACAATGCCATTTTATCAAGAACATAATATAGTACAAAAATTTAATCAATATTATGAAAGGATTTCAAATGGAGAAAGGGACTTGTATTTATAA
- the cytX gene encoding putative hydroxymethylpyrimidine transporter CytX, giving the protein MNKSTKLTNASQGLLWFGAAISLAEILTGALIAPIGFEKGLLAIVIGHVIGCVILYFAGLIGAKSKLSAIESTRLSFGKYGSYIFSVLNILQLVGWTAVMIINGAKAINVVTLNSFNFQNEIVWCVLIAALMGVWIIIGFENLSKVNKIAVNLLFIFVVILGFVVFKSNSKIVFDASQSISFGAAVELSVIMPLSWLPLISDYTKSSKDETKGTLFSAIGYFIGSCFMYIIGIGAALYAGNSDISVILSAAGLPIIALVIVMFSTVTTGFLDVYSAAVSYVNLNKKANEKIISVIICIIGLVIAITVPTSQFEPFLYLIGSVFAPLFAITITDFFIIKNNKLNKNNVFNLKNSIIWVIGVVLYRIFMNIDTILGSTLPVMVAISIICIVVNYIIKSIKK; this is encoded by the coding sequence ATGAATAAATCAACAAAATTAACAAATGCTAGCCAAGGGCTATTGTGGTTTGGTGCTGCTATATCATTGGCAGAAATATTGACAGGTGCTTTAATTGCTCCAATTGGATTTGAAAAAGGATTATTAGCAATTGTAATTGGACATGTTATAGGATGCGTTATATTGTATTTTGCAGGATTAATTGGAGCAAAATCTAAATTATCAGCTATTGAATCAACTCGTTTATCATTTGGAAAATATGGTTCTTATATTTTCTCTGTTCTAAATATTCTACAACTTGTTGGTTGGACAGCAGTTATGATAATCAATGGTGCAAAAGCTATAAATGTAGTTACGCTTAATTCATTCAATTTTCAAAATGAAATAGTTTGGTGTGTTTTGATTGCTGCACTTATGGGTGTGTGGATAATTATTGGATTTGAAAATTTGAGCAAAGTTAATAAAATAGCGGTAAATTTATTATTTATATTTGTTGTTATTTTAGGATTTGTAGTGTTTAAGTCTAATTCAAAAATTGTATTTGATGCATCGCAAAGTATATCATTTGGTGCTGCTGTAGAATTAAGTGTTATTATGCCTTTATCATGGTTGCCGTTGATATCAGACTATACTAAAAGTTCTAAAGATGAGACAAAGGGTACTCTATTTAGTGCTATAGGTTATTTTATCGGAAGTTGTTTTATGTATATCATAGGTATTGGTGCAGCATTATATGCAGGAAATTCTGATATTTCAGTTATTTTATCAGCTGCTGGTTTACCAATTATTGCACTTGTTATAGTAATGTTTTCAACTGTAACAACAGGATTCTTAGATGTTTATTCTGCTGCTGTAAGTTATGTTAATCTTAATAAAAAGGCAAACGAAAAAATAATTTCAGTTATTATTTGTATCATAGGATTAGTAATAGCTATAACTGTACCAACGAGTCAATTTGAACCGTTTCTATATCTTATAGGTTCAGTATTTGCACCATTATTTGCAATTACAATAACAGATTTCTTTATAATTAAAAATAATAAATTGAATAAAAACAATGTATTTAATTTAAAAAATTCTATTATATGGGTTATAGGCGTTGTATTATATCGAATTTTCATGAATATAGATACAATATTAGGTAGTACATTGCCTGTAATGGTTGCTATATCTATAATCTGTATAGTAGTAAATTACATAATAAAATCAATAAAAAAATAA
- the thiM gene encoding hydroxyethylthiazole kinase — translation MFEQIITNVKNKTPLVHAITNYVTVNDCANAILACGGSPIMADDANEVEDITSICNSLVINIGTLNKNTIEAMELAGKKANEIGHPVILDPVGVGASALRNQCVSRLLKSVKFSVIRGNISEIKSVYKGSGSTSGVDANQADIVTKDNIDTTIEIAKELSKTTGAVIAISGEYDIITDGKKAYIIKNGHPVMTKITGSGCMSTSVIGAFVGANYEAILDSTAAAVACMGLSGELACEKIVKKDEGLSSLRTYMIDYIGKMDEKMLNRGIKIEIK, via the coding sequence ATGTTTGAACAAATAATAACTAATGTAAAGAATAAAACACCACTTGTGCACGCGATTACAAATTATGTTACTGTAAATGACTGTGCAAATGCAATCCTTGCTTGTGGAGGTTCACCAATCATGGCTGATGATGCAAATGAGGTTGAAGATATAACAAGTATATGTAACTCACTTGTTATTAATATTGGAACATTGAATAAGAATACAATTGAAGCAATGGAGCTTGCAGGTAAAAAGGCAAATGAGATTGGGCATCCTGTTATTTTGGACCCAGTAGGAGTCGGTGCTTCTGCATTGAGAAATCAATGTGTTAGTAGACTTTTGAAGTCAGTTAAATTTTCTGTTATTAGAGGAAATATATCAGAAATAAAATCTGTTTATAAAGGTAGTGGTTCAACAAGTGGTGTTGATGCAAATCAAGCGGATATCGTGACAAAAGACAATATAGATACAACTATTGAAATTGCAAAAGAGTTAAGTAAAACTACAGGAGCGGTTATAGCAATTAGCGGAGAATATGATATTATCACAGATGGTAAAAAAGCTTATATAATTAAAAATGGACATCCTGTGATGACAAAAATTACTGGCAGTGGTTGCATGTCAACTAGCGTGATTGGAGCTTTTGTCGGAGCGAATTATGAGGCTATATTGGATAGCACAGCTGCTGCGGTTGCGTGTATGGGGCTATCAGGTGAGTTAGCTTGTGAAAAAATAGTTAAAAAAGATGAAGGCTTATCTTCACTTAGAACATATATGATAGATTATATAGGCAAGATGGATGAAAAAATGTTAAATAGAGGTATTAAAATTGAAATTAAATAA
- the thiE gene encoding thiamine phosphate synthase — protein MKLNKNTMLMYVVTDRTWLGNNSLAEQVEEAIKAGATFVQLREKDATHDEFLQLAKEIKKITDKYNVPFVINDNIDIAVEVDADGVHIGQNDEELLSARKRLGENKIIGVSTQTVEQAKLAEKNGADYIGVGAAFSTSTKNDADTLPHQQFVDVCSSVSIPVVAIGGIDKDNIMKLKETHVDGVAVISAIFAKKDIYKATSELLDLSKQMVND, from the coding sequence TTGAAATTAAATAAAAATACAATGCTTATGTATGTTGTAACGGATAGAACTTGGCTAGGTAACAACAGTTTAGCCGAACAAGTTGAAGAAGCAATAAAAGCTGGTGCTACATTTGTACAGCTTAGAGAAAAAGATGCAACTCATGATGAATTTTTACAATTAGCTAAAGAAATTAAAAAAATTACTGATAAATACAATGTACCATTTGTTATAAATGATAATATTGATATAGCTGTTGAAGTTGATGCAGATGGTGTACACATTGGTCAAAATGATGAGGAACTTTTAAGTGCAAGAAAAAGATTAGGTGAAAATAAAATTATTGGTGTTTCTACACAAACTGTTGAGCAGGCCAAATTAGCAGAGAAAAATGGAGCAGATTATATAGGGGTGGGTGCAGCATTTTCAACTAGTACAAAAAATGATGCAGATACATTACCACATCAACAATTTGTAGATGTATGCTCTTCTGTATCTATTCCAGTTGTAGCGATTGGTGGAATAGATAAAGATAATATCATGAAGCTAAAAGAAACACATGTTGATGGTGTAGCAGTTATATCTGCTATATTTGCAAAAAAGGATATATATAAGGCAACTTCAGAATTATTAGATTTATCGAAGCAAATGGTAAATGATTAA
- the thiD gene encoding bifunctional hydroxymethylpyrimidine kinase/phosphomethylpyrimidine kinase, which translates to MKKVLTIAGSDCSGGAGIQADIKTITVHRMYAMSAITALTAQNTTGVYGILEADKDFVANQMDCIFQDIYPDAVKIGMVSNAEIIKIIADKLKEYNAQNIVLDPVMVATSGSKLLNDDAIDTLVNNLIPLATVITPNTREAECLTDIQIETKEDMELAAKKISEKYKGYILIKGGHLKECSDDLLFVNGVSYWFEQENIQNDNTHGTGCTLSSAIACNLAKGLDIVESIKNAKEYITGALKANLNIGKGSGPLMHNFNI; encoded by the coding sequence ATGAAAAAAGTTTTAACAATTGCTGGTTCTGATTGTAGTGGTGGAGCAGGTATTCAAGCTGATATAAAGACTATAACTGTTCATAGAATGTATGCAATGAGCGCTATAACTGCACTTACAGCTCAAAATACTACGGGGGTATATGGTATATTAGAGGCTGACAAAGATTTTGTTGCTAATCAAATGGATTGTATATTCCAAGATATTTATCCTGATGCTGTAAAAATAGGGATGGTTTCTAATGCTGAAATAATAAAAATTATAGCTGATAAGCTAAAGGAATATAATGCACAAAACATAGTTTTAGACCCAGTTATGGTTGCTACAAGTGGTAGTAAGCTTTTGAATGATGATGCAATTGATACGCTTGTCAATAATTTGATTCCTCTTGCAACGGTTATAACTCCAAACACAAGAGAAGCAGAATGCTTAACTGATATACAGATAGAAACAAAAGAAGATATGGAATTAGCAGCAAAGAAAATTTCAGAAAAATACAAAGGGTATATATTAATAAAAGGTGGCCATTTAAAAGAATGCAGTGATGATTTATTATTTGTAAATGGTGTGTCATATTGGTTTGAACAGGAAAATATTCAAAATGACAATACTCATGGAACAGGCTGTACATTATCTTCTGCAATAGCATGTAATCTTGCAAAAGGTTTAGATATAGTTGAAAGTATTAAAAATGCAAAAGAATATATAACAGGAGCTTTAAAAGCAAATTTAAACATCGGAAAAGGCAGTGGACCTTTAATGCATAACTTTAATATATAA
- a CDS encoding DNA polymerase IV: MSTNIIMHIDVNSAFLSWQATHEKQIGIERDIREVPSVIGGNEKSRHGIVLAKSVPAKKYKIQTGESLFEARQKCPNLLVVPPDYNIYTKASKKLREFLKTFTPDVEPFSIDECFIRFTDMSREKAIKMSHHIRTKIHEMFGYTVNIGISENKLLAKMAGDFEKPNKCHTCFPNEIKDKMWPLPVGDLFMVGRKTNQKLEKIGIHTIGDLANYDYNALSALLKSHGRLIYNYSWGKDNSEFKGEEQIKSVGNSSTLKFDVTDKETAHTILLSLIEVTAWRLREAKAYCTVVSIGIKYSDFSYLSRQRKLSFTTDCTNTIYENICNLFDNIWDGNPIRQLGVGVSDLDFSTSRQISIFEDNETKKNEDLDKTIDKIRYKYGDTSIIRGMFANTDFQPLLGGYPSDEYIGMSSNL; the protein is encoded by the coding sequence ATGTCTACAAATATTATTATGCATATTGATGTAAACTCTGCCTTTTTATCATGGCAAGCTACACACGAAAAACAAATTGGTATAGAAAGGGATATACGCGAAGTCCCTTCTGTCATAGGAGGAAACGAAAAAAGCAGGCATGGTATAGTGTTAGCTAAATCTGTACCTGCTAAAAAATATAAAATCCAAACTGGAGAATCTTTGTTTGAAGCAAGACAGAAATGTCCTAACCTACTTGTTGTTCCTCCTGATTATAACATTTATACTAAAGCAAGCAAAAAACTAAGAGAATTTTTAAAAACATTTACTCCAGATGTAGAACCGTTTAGTATAGATGAGTGTTTTATAAGGTTTACTGATATGTCAAGAGAAAAAGCTATAAAAATGTCACATCATATTAGAACTAAGATTCACGAAATGTTTGGATATACTGTAAATATTGGTATTTCGGAAAATAAATTACTTGCAAAAATGGCTGGAGATTTTGAAAAACCTAACAAATGTCATACATGCTTTCCAAATGAGATAAAAGATAAAATGTGGCCTTTGCCAGTTGGTGATTTATTCATGGTAGGTAGAAAAACTAATCAAAAGCTTGAAAAAATAGGTATTCACACTATTGGAGATTTAGCCAATTATGATTACAATGCACTATCCGCACTTTTAAAATCACACGGCAGACTAATTTACAATTATTCTTGGGGAAAAGATAACTCAGAATTCAAAGGCGAAGAACAAATTAAGAGTGTTGGCAATAGTAGCACACTAAAATTTGATGTTACTGATAAAGAAACTGCGCATACAATACTTTTAAGTCTTATAGAGGTAACTGCTTGGAGACTAAGAGAAGCAAAAGCTTACTGTACAGTTGTAAGTATAGGAATAAAATACAGTGATTTTTCATATCTATCACGACAAAGAAAGCTTTCATTTACAACAGATTGTACCAATACTATATATGAAAACATATGCAATTTGTTTGACAACATTTGGGATGGAAATCCTATTAGGCAACTTGGAGTAGGAGTTTCAGATTTAGATTTTAGTACATCAAGACAAATAAGTATATTTGAAGATAACGAAACGAAAAAAAACGAAGATTTAGACAAAACTATTGATAAAATAAGATATAAGTATGGTGACACCTCAATAATTAGAGGAATGTTTGCAAACACAGATTTTCAACCTTTACTTGGAGGCTATCCATCAGATGAATATATCGGAATGAGTAGTAATTTGTAA
- the speD gene encoding adenosylmethionine decarboxylase — MKNKIKLYGFNNLTKTLSFNIYDVCYAKGEKEQKEYVDYIDEQYNSERLTNILCEVTNIIGAHVLNISKQDYDPQGASVTILISEDSIDEKILDNSCNGGKHILKPKTVLAHLDKSHVTVHTYPEYHPYNSIATFRVDIDVSTCGKVSPLNALDYLIGSFDSDIIAIDYRVRGFTRDVNGKKCFIDHEIRSIQDYIDEETLKKYDAMDMNVYQTNLFHTKMLIKDINLQNYLFKMDTNEFLPQERLSISNNLRKEMIEIFNGLNIYDK; from the coding sequence ATGAAAAACAAAATTAAATTATATGGATTTAATAATTTAACTAAAACTTTAAGCTTTAATATTTATGACGTTTGTTATGCTAAAGGAGAAAAAGAACAAAAAGAATATGTTGATTATATTGATGAACAATACAATTCAGAAAGACTTACCAATATTTTATGTGAAGTTACCAATATAATTGGAGCACATGTGTTAAATATTTCTAAACAAGACTACGATCCCCAAGGAGCAAGTGTGACTATACTGATATCAGAAGACTCTATAGATGAAAAAATATTAGATAATTCTTGTAATGGTGGAAAGCATATTTTGAAACCCAAAACGGTACTTGCGCATTTAGACAAGAGCCATGTAACTGTGCATACTTATCCTGAATATCATCCATACAATTCAATAGCGACATTTAGAGTGGATATAGATGTATCAACCTGTGGGAAAGTTTCACCGCTAAATGCGCTTGATTATCTTATAGGAAGCTTTGATTCAGATATTATAGCTATAGATTATAGAGTTAGAGGATTTACAAGAGACGTTAATGGTAAAAAATGTTTTATTGATCATGAAATACGTTCTATTCAAGACTATATAGATGAAGAAACATTAAAAAAATATGACGCAATGGACATGAATGTATATCAAACAAATTTGTTTCACACAAAAATGCTTATAAAAGATATAAATCTGCAAAATTATTTATTCAAAATGGATACAAATGAATTTTTGCCACAAGAAAGATTGTCAATTAGCAACAATTTGCGTAAAGAAATGATAGAGATTTTTAATGGCTTAAATATATATGATAAATAA
- the speE gene encoding polyamine aminopropyltransferase, whose protein sequence is MELWFTENHSEEVRFSIKVDKQLYSGQSPFQRIDILDTKEFGRIFTLDGYIMVTEKDEFIYHDMIVHVPMATNPNIKKVLVIGAGDGGTVRELTRYKTIEKIDMVEIDKQVVDVCKEYFKQTACAFEDSRVNLYFEDGIKFVKTKSNEYDLIIVDSTDPIGPGEGLFTREFYKDCFNALNDDGILVNQHESPYYEMFAKQMKRAHKRIEEFFPICSVYQVHIPTYSSGHWLFGFASKKYNPVNDLDAKAWNDLGLETKYYNTDIHVGSFMLPNYVKDMLKKSCEEE, encoded by the coding sequence ATGGAATTATGGTTTACAGAAAATCACTCAGAAGAAGTTAGATTTTCAATAAAGGTAGATAAACAATTATATTCAGGACAAAGCCCTTTTCAAAGGATAGATATACTTGATACAAAGGAATTTGGAAGAATATTTACACTTGATGGATATATTATGGTAACTGAAAAAGACGAATTTATATATCACGATATGATTGTACATGTTCCAATGGCAACAAACCCTAACATAAAAAAAGTATTAGTAATAGGTGCTGGAGATGGTGGAACAGTTAGAGAACTAACAAGATATAAAACTATAGAAAAAATTGATATGGTTGAGATAGATAAACAGGTTGTAGATGTATGCAAAGAATATTTTAAACAAACTGCATGTGCCTTTGAAGATAGTAGAGTAAATTTATACTTTGAGGACGGAATAAAATTTGTGAAAACAAAATCTAATGAATATGATTTAATTATAGTAGATTCAACAGATCCAATTGGACCAGGAGAAGGACTATTTACAAGAGAGTTTTATAAAGATTGTTTTAATGCTCTTAATGATGATGGAATACTTGTAAATCAACATGAAAGTCCATATTATGAAATGTTTGCAAAGCAAATGAAAAGAGCACATAAACGTATAGAAGAATTTTTCCCAATATGTAGTGTATATCAAGTTCACATACCAACATATTCATCAGGACATTGGTTGTTCGGATTTGCTTCGAAAAAGTATAATCCTGTAAATGATTTAGATGCTAAGGCGTGGAATGATTTAGGTTTGGAAACTAAGTATTATAATACAGATATTCACGTAGGGAGCTTCATGCTACCAAACTATGTTAAGGATATGCTAAAAAAATCTTGTGAAGAAGAATAA